The Hordeum vulgare subsp. vulgare chromosome 7H, MorexV3_pseudomolecules_assembly, whole genome shotgun sequence DNA window cccCTTCGATTTCTTCCTACCCACGCGGTTCAAAAATCTTATCTCATGGCTCAGGAATTTGGCAATtgaggggatttgagaggattgggtgtctCATGGCTCAGGGATTTGGCAATTGagtggatttgagaggattgggtggaagaaagggattcacccaatcctctGAACCCCCTTCACAATCCTCCCCCAACCCCTTCCTACCAAACAACGCCGAAAGAGGAAGATTTTACGTGACCCGTGAGAAACTGCACGAGGGGATAGTTTAGTGGAGCTGGCTACCCTttagggcttgttcggttaattCCAACAAGGAGGGGATTGGAGAGGATTAGAGGGGATTGAAGTGGAATTTGATTTATAGGGGATTTAATTCCTCCCAATCCCCTCCAAACCCCTTCAATTCTCAAACAACCGAACAAGGCCTCACATTTGTTTGGTGTACTTGGTTCCATACACACGGTGGATGGCGACGGTCGACGCGAGACATTccagttccacacacacacacaccaagcaGCCAAAGGTAAACTTTGTTCACAGTTGATCATCGAAAAGAAATTCCCGATTAAACCAATCTCTTCATCTCTGTTGCCTTGCGTTGAGAATAAATGAAACATTTCAAATAGACTGACTGATTCTTATATGTGTACAAGTACATGATGCCATTAATTGCTACCCCtcggtacgtacgtacgtacgtacgtttcCTCGGCCGTATATATATAGACTGCTTTTACAGAAGTAGCGATTCATTCTCGgtcagagaagagagagagaagaaaaatcagAGAGACGGAATCTACAGAAGCTAAGGACGTTTGCTACCATGCACGATTCAGGAGTTGAGGCTATGGCGCCGGCGTCGGGGAGGGCGGCAGGCGCGAGCTGAAGTTGCGGTGCCGGAAGGCGGCGTCGTCCGCATCGGCGTCGCTGTCGTCGCTGGGGCCGTCGTCGAAGTTGAGCGCGTAGCTGAGCGGGTCGTACCGGAACTCCCCCGCGGCCGCCACGCGTCGCCTCCACCTGCTCTTGCCGACCCCGGTGTGCGGCCTCTCCCCGCCGCTGCTCGGCGAGCCGAAGCAGCTGCATACGGTGGTCCGCAGCTTGTGGCgcagcgacggcggcgaggaCTCAAGAGCGTCCATGGAGACTTGCCTGCCTTGGTAAGTTGATACCACTAGTCCACTACTAGTGTGGTTGAGTTGGTAGGAGCTGGAGATGTGTTGAAGTGGGGagtgaggaggtggaggcggggaCTTGCAATGGCTGGAATGGAtggagaaggaaggaaggaaggtgtGACTATATAGAGGGAGGGATGAGGGAAAAGGTCGGATAAGGACACGGCGACGGCGTGACGGGCGAGGGACGCGGGGAAGCAAAGCAAAGCCAAAGCCAAAGCCGCTGTCGACGTAGCGCGCGCGTGCGGTTAGACGGACGGACAGACCTGAGGGTGTTTTGGGGATTTCGCAGGTCTGGATGGCAACGGTCGGTTCTTTCTCGTGCGCGCGCACACTCACTGCTGGCCAGCAGCAACGGTAACAACAGTGGTGGTGACCTACCTTCTCTACGCACATCACTACAGCACGGTAGGTGTTGACCCCGAAGAGAAGATAAGAAGAAAAAAGGATCTGACAGAAATGCACAAGGAATCGAGTGATGTGAGCACCGGCCGAATCGGATCCCAAACCTCCTCAAATCGGCTGACTAGGGTCAAAGTGTTTCTTTCACACGGCACGCGCTGGCGAGTACCGACTCTGATCGACTGAGAAAAAGTATCCTGCCGGCCTCCGTGCAATTGCAAGCGCCGTTGGTTTGGTTCCCCTGTTCTTTAATTCCTACCAGTACTAATTAAACTCAGGTTGTTTGGTGATCACAGAAGACAGCAGCAACTAgtccgtttttggaaaatgccgaagagaaagcgagaacatgtttgcacaacagtgcaggaggtgatcaccgaagacagcagcaactagtccgtttttggaaaatgccgaagagaaagcgagaacatgtttgcacaacagtgcaggaggtgatcaccgaagacagcagcaactagtccgtttttggaaaatgccgaagagaaagcgagaacatgtttgcacaacagtgcaggaggtgatcaccgaagacagcagcaactagtccgtttttggaaaatgccgaagagaaagcgagaacatgtttgcacaacagtgcaggaggtgatcaccgaagacagcagcaactagtccgtttttggaaaatgccgaagagaaagcgagaacatgtttgcacaacagtgcaggaggtgatcaccgaagacagcagcaactagtccgtttttggaaaatgccgaagagaaagcgagaacatgtttgcacaacagtgcaggaggtgatcaccgaagacaggAGCAACTAgtccgtttttggaaaatgccgaagataaagcgagaacatgtttgcacaacagtgcaggaggtgatcaccgaagacagcagcaactagtccgtttttggaaaatgccgaagagaaagcgagaacatgtttgcacaacagtgcaggaggtgatcaccgaagacagcagcaactagtccgtttttggaaaatgccgaagagaaagcgagaacatgtttgcacaacagtgcaggaggtgatcaccgaagacagcagcaactagtccgtttttggaaaatgccgaagagaaagcgagaacatgtttgcacaacagtgcaggaggtgatcaccgaagacagcagcaactaatccgtttttggaaaatgccgaagagaaagcgagaacatgtttgcacaacagtgcaggaggtgatcaccgaagacagcagcaactaatccgtttttggaaaatgccgaagagaaagcgagaacatgtttgcacaacagtgcaggaggtgatcaccgaagacagcagcaactagtccgtttttggaaaatgccgaagagaaagcgagaacatgtttgcacaacagtgcaggaggtgatcaccgaagacaggAGCAACTAgtccgtttttggaaaatgccgaagagaaagcgagaacatgtttgcacaacagtgcaggaggtgatcaccgaagacagcagcaactagtccgtttttggaaaatgccgaagagaaagcgagaacatgtttgcacaacagtgcaggaggtgatcaccgaagacagcagcaactagtccgtttttggaaaatgccgaagagaaagcgagaacatgtttgcacaacagtgcaggaggtgatcaccgaagacagcagcaactagtccgtttttggaaaatgccgaagagaaagcgagaacatgtttgcacaacagtgcaggaggtgatcaccgaagacagcagcaactaatccgtttttggaaaatgccgaagagaaagcgagaacatgtttgcacaacagtgcaggaggtgatcaccgaagacaggAGCAACTAgtccgtttttggaaaatgccgaagagaaagcgagaacatgtttgcacaacagtgcaggaggtgatcaccgaagacagcagcaactagtccgtttttggaaaatgccgaagagaaagcgagaacatgtttgcacaacagtgcaggaggt harbors:
- the LOC123409647 gene encoding uncharacterized protein LOC123409647, which codes for MDALESSPPSLRHKLRTTVCSCFGSPSSGGERPHTGVGKSRWRRRVAAAGEFRYDPLSYALNFDDGPSDDSDADADDAAFRHRNFSSRLPPSPTPAP